A single region of the Devosia sp. FJ2-5-3 genome encodes:
- a CDS encoding sugar ABC transporter substrate-binding protein, protein MKLTPLFVGAITLALVGTASAQTLTIATVNNGDMIRMQNLSPAFTEETGIELNWVVLEENTLRQNVTTDIATNGGQYDIMTIGTYEAPIWAKQNWLKPLDALSADANYDVDDLLPAIRAGLSVDGKLYAAPFYGESSFIMYRTDLMEKAGLTMPDAPTWEFIGEAARAMTDRANDINGICLRGKAGWGENMAFLTAMSNSFGARWFDENWQPQFDQPAWKNTLDTYLSLMADAGPSGASSNGFNENLTLFQQGKCGMWIDATVAASFVTNPNDSTVADKVGFAQAPDTGLGKRGNWLWAWSLAIPASSQNAEAAEKFINWATSKDYLALVAEKEGWANVPPGTRTSLYENPEYQAAAPFAAMTLASINSANPSEPTVDPVPYTGVQFVAIPEFAGIATNVGQLFSAALAGQMSADDALAQAQEATRRDMTRAGYIK, encoded by the coding sequence ATGAAACTGACACCCCTTTTCGTGGGCGCGATCACTCTTGCGCTGGTCGGCACGGCCTCGGCGCAGACGCTCACCATCGCCACCGTCAACAATGGCGACATGATCCGCATGCAGAACCTGTCCCCGGCCTTCACCGAGGAAACCGGCATCGAGCTCAATTGGGTCGTGCTCGAGGAAAACACCCTTCGCCAGAACGTCACCACCGACATCGCCACCAATGGCGGCCAATACGACATCATGACCATCGGCACCTATGAAGCGCCGATCTGGGCCAAGCAGAATTGGCTGAAACCCCTCGACGCGCTCTCCGCCGACGCCAATTACGATGTCGACGATCTGCTCCCGGCCATCCGCGCGGGCCTCTCGGTCGACGGCAAGCTCTATGCCGCACCCTTCTACGGCGAGAGCTCCTTCATCATGTATCGCACCGATCTGATGGAAAAAGCCGGGCTCACCATGCCGGATGCCCCAACCTGGGAATTCATCGGCGAGGCCGCCCGCGCCATGACCGATCGCGCCAATGACATCAACGGCATCTGCCTGCGCGGCAAGGCCGGCTGGGGAGAGAACATGGCCTTCCTCACCGCCATGTCCAATTCCTTCGGCGCCCGCTGGTTCGATGAAAACTGGCAGCCCCAGTTCGATCAGCCCGCCTGGAAGAATACGCTCGATACTTATCTCTCGCTCATGGCCGATGCCGGTCCCTCCGGCGCCTCGTCCAATGGCTTTAATGAAAACCTGACCCTCTTCCAGCAGGGCAAGTGCGGCATGTGGATCGACGCCACCGTCGCTGCCTCCTTCGTCACCAATCCCAACGACTCCACCGTCGCCGACAAGGTCGGCTTCGCCCAGGCGCCCGATACCGGCCTCGGCAAGCGCGGCAACTGGCTCTGGGCCTGGTCCCTCGCCATCCCCGCCTCCTCGCAGAACGCGGAAGCGGCCGAGAAATTCATCAATTGGGCCACGTCCAAGGACTACCTCGCCCTCGTCGCTGAAAAGGAAGGCTGGGCCAACGTGCCTCCGGGCACCCGCACCTCGCTCTACGAAAACCCCGAATACCAGGCAGCCGCGCCCTTCGCCGCCATGACCCTGGCCTCGATCAATTCGGCCAATCCGTCCGAACCCACCGTTGATCCCGTGCCCTATACCGGCGTCCAGTTCGTCGCCATCCCCGAGTTCGCCGGCATCGCCACCAATGTGGGCCAACTCTTCTCGGCGGCCCTCGCCGGCCAGATGTCCGCCGACGACGCCCTCGCCCAGGCCCAGGAAGCCACCCGCCGCGACATGACCCGCGCCGGCTACATCAAATAG